A window of Mytilus edulis chromosome 10, xbMytEdul2.2, whole genome shotgun sequence contains these coding sequences:
- the LOC139490933 gene encoding phytanoyl-CoA hydroxylase-interacting protein-like: MAASIEIASWCWSVKLKDKDQHLIDLKISCPICFLFDLLFIVLVDKSDLSSTNIFINSHCGDITISLNNSFNPKTNFILYVYGLKTIISSTGQYDKVVCYGNKEIECSEKIQTNMFLTEIEEDIHLPLSSTATQGTLPLSVHRQPPSLYRLDVNIMFTDEKYFIVFVKVKNQLCCYSISGRCLNKTFPFELPSASSVTCKVMCTCRPQRIEGSFFVTTTVSHSHVVSFKTFLSQMDTHRLYNQAVAFGTMKCIPNMQPIQFFYRNKSVEYFRIVMQYLNGVMLPYLKSNGGEQGSVVNGRLSGLFFSSYIDTTTNNPSPCSYYGPIRLYLKSLIMFNPQCNLYFADFYCHYKRHHVTIILVQKTSACNSFCRQHLKELNIFYNPYLCLRVECNGAFTVMANMDVTVEVFYTETINVKRALELKYGFMIETPTIGKGFARPSGTPKNPDCNICNLK, translated from the exons atggcTGCTTCAATAGAA attgcATCATGGTGTTGGTCTGTAAAGCTCAAAGACAAGGATCAGCatttaattgatttgaaaataagCTGTCCTATctgttttctttttgatttattgtttatCGTATTGGTGGATAAATCTGATCTTTCATCAAcgaacatttttataaattctcaTTGCGGCGACATTACTATTTcattgaacaacagttttaaccCAAAGACAAACTTCATTTTGTATGTGTACGGACTCAAGACAATCATTTCAAGTACAGGTCAATATGACAAGGTGGTATGTTATGGAAATAAAGAAATCGAGT gTTCAGAGAAGAttcaaacaaatatgtttttgacAGAAATTGAAGAAGACATACACTTGCCTTTGTCGTCAACAGCAACTCAG GGTACATTGCCATTATCTGTTCATCGCCAACCTCCGTCGCTTTACAGATTAGATGTTAATATCATGTTCACAGATGAAAAGTATTTTATCGTCTTTGTCAAAGTAAAGAATCAGCTCTGCTGTTACAGTATCAGTGGTCGATGTTTAAACAAGACGTTTCCTTTTGAGTTGCCATCTGCATCATCAGTTACATGTAAGGTTATGTGTACATGTCGACCGCAGCGAATAGAAGGAAGCTTCTTTGTTACCACCACTGTTTCGCATAGCCATGTGGTTAGTTTTAAAACGT ttttgtcCCAAATGGATACACATCGATTATATAATCAAGCTGTAGCTTTTGGGACAATGAAATGCATTCCTAACATGCAACCTATTCAGTTCTTCTATAGGAATAAATCAGTGGAGTATTTTCGTATAGTAATGCAATATTTAAATGGAGTAATGCTACCCTATTTGAAAAGCAATGGTGGAGAACAGGGTTCGGTTGTTAATGGACGGTTATCTGGTTTATTTTTCAGTTCATATATTGATACCACAACGAACAACCCAAGTCCCTGCTCTTACTATGGACCAATCAGATTGTATCTCAAATCTTTGATAATGTTCAATCCTCAGTGTAATTTGTATTTTGCCGACTTTTACTGTCATTATAAACGTCATCATGTGACAATCATTCTGGTACAAAAAACATCAGCTTGTAACAGTTTTTGTCGACAGCATTTGaaagaattaaacattttttataaccCATATTTGTGTTTGAGAGTAGAATGTAATGGTGCATTCACTGTAATGGCAAATATGGATGTCACTGTTGAAGTGTTTTATACTGAAACCATAAATGTAAAAAGAGCTTTAGAGTTGAAGTATGGGTTTATGATAGAAACACCAACTATTGGGAAAGGGTTTGCTAGGCCTTCTGGTACTCCTAAAAACCCTGATTGTAACATATGCAACTTAAAATAG
- the LOC139490934 gene encoding uncharacterized protein isoform X2, producing the protein MGKDDSGQIDALCSCSIKLKDKDSNKIDIRIHYPLCYVFDIIYIIIEDKSDSSSTNIFLKCNRGEFTISMSTTFNQDNNFVVYVYGLKTNHTSIGLYNRVVCHGNKEIKCSEEIKLNIALEECDEDVHLPLSSSAPQGVLPVTVNREPPSVYWLDVNHMYLPDKDFIVFIKVKNQIRCYIVNDRCVNMAFPFELPSASSVSCKVLCACRLKRIYGSVWIATTESYSKVIHFKTFLSLLDTCRLFNLAITFGTRKVTPNMQPIQYFYRNKSKEYFDMIMKQLNGQMRPYLKSNGGEQGSVVNGRLFGLFFSTYIDTTTNMPGPYSHFGPIRLYIQCLEMFNPECNLYFADFYCHDKRHHVTVIVVPKFSIDNEFCRQYLKELDIFYNPYLCLRVQCNGALTVMANMDVTVEVFYTETVNVRRALALKYGFIEKTKTIGRGYAHPSGIPKNPSCTICNL; encoded by the exons GACGATTCAGGTCAAATC GATGCATTATGTTCTTGTTCCATCAAACTCAAAGACAAAGAttctaataaaattgacataAGAATACATTATCCCCTCTGTTATgtttttgatattatatatatcataataGAGGATAAATCCGATTCATCATCAACCAATATTTTCCTCAAATGCAACCGGGGAGAATTCACTATTTCTATGAGCACTACTTTTAATCAAGACAATAACTTTGTTGTGTATGTTTATGGACTGAAGACGAACCATACAAGCATAGGACTATACAACAGGGTAGTGTGTCATGGAAATAAAGAAATCAAGT GTTCTGAAGAAATTAAACTAAATATTGCTTTGGAAGAATGCGACGAAGACGTACACTTACCTTTGTCATCATCAGCTCCACAA GGTGTGTTACCAGTAACTGTTAATCGAGAACCTCCTTCAGTTTACTGGCTAGATGTCAATCATATGTACCTACCtgataaagattttattgtttttatcaaagtAAAGAACCAGATCCGCTGCTACATTGTCAATGATCGGTGTGTAAATATGGCCTTTCCTTTTGAATTGCCATCTGCATCGTCTGTGTCATGTAAGGTTTTGTGTGCATGTCGCCTAAAGCGGATATATGGGAGTGTTTGGATAGCAACTACTGAGTCATATAGCAAGGTCATTCACTTTAAAACAT TTTTATCCCTGCTGGATACATGCCGATTGTTTAATCTTGCTATAACATTTGGGACAAGGAAAGTCACTCCGAACATGCAacctattcaatatttttataggAATAAATCAAAGGAGTATTTTGATATGATAATGAAACAATTAAATGGACAAATGCGACCGTATTTAAAAAGTAATGGCGGAGAACAAGGCTCTGTTGTGAATGGGAGGTTGTTCGGTTTATTTTTCAGCACATATATTGACACTACGACGAACATGCCTGGTCCATATTCTCACTTTGGGCCAATTCGATTATATATCCAATGTTTGGAAATGTTCAACCCTGAGTGTAATTTATATTTCGCGGATTTTTACTGTCACGATAAACGACACCATGTAACAGTCATTGTAGTGCCAAAGTTTTCAATCGATAACGAATTTTGTCGACAGTATTTGAAAGAATTGGACATTTTTTATAATCCATATTTGTGTTTGAGAGTACAATGTAACGGTGCTCTTACTGTTATGGCAAATATGGATGTGACTGTTGAAGTGTTTTATACTGAAACCGTTAATGTGAGAAGAGCTCTAGCGTTGAAGTATGGTtttatagaaaaaacaaaaacaattggtCGTGGATATGCTCACCCGTCTGGTATTCCTAAAAATCCGTCTTGTACGATCTGTAACTTATAA
- the LOC139490934 gene encoding uncharacterized protein isoform X1 has translation MAAFQDDSGQIDALCSCSIKLKDKDSNKIDIRIHYPLCYVFDIIYIIIEDKSDSSSTNIFLKCNRGEFTISMSTTFNQDNNFVVYVYGLKTNHTSIGLYNRVVCHGNKEIKCSEEIKLNIALEECDEDVHLPLSSSAPQGVLPVTVNREPPSVYWLDVNHMYLPDKDFIVFIKVKNQIRCYIVNDRCVNMAFPFELPSASSVSCKVLCACRLKRIYGSVWIATTESYSKVIHFKTFLSLLDTCRLFNLAITFGTRKVTPNMQPIQYFYRNKSKEYFDMIMKQLNGQMRPYLKSNGGEQGSVVNGRLFGLFFSTYIDTTTNMPGPYSHFGPIRLYIQCLEMFNPECNLYFADFYCHDKRHHVTVIVVPKFSIDNEFCRQYLKELDIFYNPYLCLRVQCNGALTVMANMDVTVEVFYTETVNVRRALALKYGFIEKTKTIGRGYAHPSGIPKNPSCTICNL, from the exons ATGGCTGCATTTCAGGACGATTCAGGTCAAATC GATGCATTATGTTCTTGTTCCATCAAACTCAAAGACAAAGAttctaataaaattgacataAGAATACATTATCCCCTCTGTTATgtttttgatattatatatatcataataGAGGATAAATCCGATTCATCATCAACCAATATTTTCCTCAAATGCAACCGGGGAGAATTCACTATTTCTATGAGCACTACTTTTAATCAAGACAATAACTTTGTTGTGTATGTTTATGGACTGAAGACGAACCATACAAGCATAGGACTATACAACAGGGTAGTGTGTCATGGAAATAAAGAAATCAAGT GTTCTGAAGAAATTAAACTAAATATTGCTTTGGAAGAATGCGACGAAGACGTACACTTACCTTTGTCATCATCAGCTCCACAA GGTGTGTTACCAGTAACTGTTAATCGAGAACCTCCTTCAGTTTACTGGCTAGATGTCAATCATATGTACCTACCtgataaagattttattgtttttatcaaagtAAAGAACCAGATCCGCTGCTACATTGTCAATGATCGGTGTGTAAATATGGCCTTTCCTTTTGAATTGCCATCTGCATCGTCTGTGTCATGTAAGGTTTTGTGTGCATGTCGCCTAAAGCGGATATATGGGAGTGTTTGGATAGCAACTACTGAGTCATATAGCAAGGTCATTCACTTTAAAACAT TTTTATCCCTGCTGGATACATGCCGATTGTTTAATCTTGCTATAACATTTGGGACAAGGAAAGTCACTCCGAACATGCAacctattcaatatttttataggAATAAATCAAAGGAGTATTTTGATATGATAATGAAACAATTAAATGGACAAATGCGACCGTATTTAAAAAGTAATGGCGGAGAACAAGGCTCTGTTGTGAATGGGAGGTTGTTCGGTTTATTTTTCAGCACATATATTGACACTACGACGAACATGCCTGGTCCATATTCTCACTTTGGGCCAATTCGATTATATATCCAATGTTTGGAAATGTTCAACCCTGAGTGTAATTTATATTTCGCGGATTTTTACTGTCACGATAAACGACACCATGTAACAGTCATTGTAGTGCCAAAGTTTTCAATCGATAACGAATTTTGTCGACAGTATTTGAAAGAATTGGACATTTTTTATAATCCATATTTGTGTTTGAGAGTACAATGTAACGGTGCTCTTACTGTTATGGCAAATATGGATGTGACTGTTGAAGTGTTTTATACTGAAACCGTTAATGTGAGAAGAGCTCTAGCGTTGAAGTATGGTtttatagaaaaaacaaaaacaattggtCGTGGATATGCTCACCCGTCTGGTATTCCTAAAAATCCGTCTTGTACGATCTGTAACTTATAA